AATTGAAAAGCTTAAAAGAGAAAAAAGCGAACTTAAAGAAGCTGCTGAGGCGGAAGCACAAAAAAAGCTTAACGAAATTCTAGTGGCTGAAAAAGAGAAGATTAAAAAATCTGAGGAAGACAAAAACGAATTGCGTTTTAAAGAAATGCAAAAGCAATTGGAAGACCAGAAAAAGCTAACTGAAGAAATGAAACGTAAGCAGGAGCAAGGCTCTATGCAACTACAAGGTGAAGTGCAAGAGTTAGCAATAGAGGAGTGGTTAGCAGCTCAGTTTCCGTTAGATACTATCGAGGAAATTAAAAAAGGTGCCAGAGGTGGAGATTGTATCCAAATTGTACATACTAGAACAGAACAAAACTGCGGTACTATTTACTACGAGAGTAAACGCACAAAAGATTTTCAGCCTAGCTGGATAGAAAAATTTAAAGCAGACATTAGAGATCGTGGAGCCAATATTGGTGTGTTAGTGACTGAGGTCATGCCATCAGATATGGACCGAATGGGTTTAAAGGATGGTATTTGGATTTGTAATTACGACGAGTTTAAAGGGTTGTGTGCTGTGTTAAGAGAAGGAATTTTACAAGTTAATAACGCTATTATCACACAAGAAAACAAAGGTGATAAAATGGATTTATTATATGATTACTTAACTAGTAACACCTTTAGAATGCAAATTGAAGCAATTGTGGAAGGTTTTACACAAATGAAGTCTGATTTAGAGAGTGAAAAACGATCGATGCAACGCATTTGGAAGCAAAGAGAGAAGCAAATCGAGAAAGTGGTGACCAATACCATAGATATGTATGGCTCTATTAAAGGTATTGCTGGAAATGCAATACAATCTGTAAAAGCTTTGGAATTGCCTGGTTTTGATGAAGATGACGATTAATTATTACGTTTTTTTACATAAATATTAATTTTTATTTCACTGAAAATCAAATAATAAATGAGAATTATAACTCATTATCTAATTAATGGCACTATACTTGCATAATATTAAGTATTAATAAATAAATTATATTACAATGAGTAGAGGTACAGTAAAGTTTTTCAACGACACAAAAGGATTTGGTTTTATTACTGAAGAAGGAGTAGACAAAGATCATTTTGTACACATTTCTGGATTAATCGATGAGATTAGAGAAGGTGATGAGGTTGAATTTGACTTACAAGAAGGAAACAAAGGATTAAACGCAGTTAACGTAAAAGTTATCTAAGATATATATTCAGTACAATTCAAGAAAAAGGTTGCCTAAAAAGGCAGCCTTTTTTTATGCGCAAAATTTAAGATCTATTAAAACTAGGGACTGAAAAGGTTTAGACATCTAATAGATTTATTTTGGCATAAAATTACAAACAAAAAAAGGTTGTCCAAATGGACAACCTTTTTTATTAATATATAAAGCGAAGCTTATTTTAAGCTTTCTAATAATTTTTCTGCAACTAACTCAGACGATGCTGGATTTTGTCCAGTAATTAAATTACCATCTTGAATAGCGTAAGCTGCCCAATCTTCTTTTTTAGAGTAGATTCCACCATTTTTACTTAACATGTCTTCCACTAAAAATGGAACAACCTGTGTTAAGCCAACAGCATCTTCTTCAGTATTTGTAAATCCTGTTACTTTTTTACCTTTAACTAATGGTTCTCCATCTGTTCCTTTTACATTTTTTAATGCAGCAGGAGCGTGGCATACAAATGCTACAGGCTTATCTTGAGTATTAAATTTTTCGATTAAAGCGATTGACGTTTTATCGTTTGCTAAATCCCATAATGGTCCATGACCACCTGGATAAAATACAGCATCAAAATCGTCAGCATTCATGTCTGATATTTTATGTGTATTAGCAATTAATGCTTGTGTTGCTTCGTCTTTATTGTAACGCTCAGTATCTGCAGTAGCAGCATCTGGTGAGTCACTACTTGGATCTATTGGAGCTGCACCTCCATTTGGAGTGGCAATAGTAATTTTAGCACCTTTGTCTAGTAATGTGTAATATGGATTTGCGAATTCTTCAACCCAAAATCCTGTTTTTTTCCCTGTATCTCCTAATTTATCGTGAGATGTTAATACAAATAATACGTTCATAGTTTTTTCTTTTTTAGTTTCTGTTTTTACTTCTAAAACGCTTTCAGAAGTTGTTTTATCCTTACAGCTAGTTGCTGTAACAATGGTTAGCGTTAAGGCTAATGTTTTTATTAAATTCATTTTAATACTACTGAGTATATTTAATAATAATAATAATATCAGTTTGAGTGCAGTTAAAAACCTTAGAATTTTTGCTGTTATAGCACTTTAACTACACCCAAAAATGATAATATGTTTAGTATGCCATTTTTACAATTTTTTCTGCATCTTCAGGCATTAAAGCTTGACGTTCGCCTAATTTCCAACCTCTAGCTTTAAAACGTTTAGCAACTTCTTCAGCAGTACCTTCATAATCTTTAGTATAGTCAGATAATTTAGTATCAATACCTAACTCATGGAAAAATGCTTCGGTTTTAGCAATAGCTTCATAGGCTTTATCGTCTGTACTACCTTCAGTAATATTCCAAACACGTTCTCCATATTGTGCTAATTTTTCTTTTTTAGCTTCAAAATTATATTTGTAATGACTTGGTGCAATTACAGCTAAGGTACGTGCGTGATCAATTCCGAATAAAGCTGTTAACTCGTGACCCATCATGTGGATTGCCCAATCTCCAGGTACTCCTTTTTGAATAAGTCCGTTTAATGCCATAGTGCAACTCCACATAAAGTTAGAGGCTGCTTGGTAATTTGTAGGATCTTTTAATACTGTTGGAGCTACCTCTACTAATGTTTGTAGTATACTTTCTGCAAAACGATCTTGTAATAAAGCTCCAATTGGATATGTCATATACTGTTCTAAAACGTGTGTGAAAGCATCTGTTAAACCATTTGCTAATTGACGTTCTGGAATAGACGTTATTACTTGTGGATCTAATATTGAAAACACTGGAAATAAACCAGGTCCTCCCATTGCTAATTTTTCTTTAGTTTCTTCACGTGTAATAACTGCTCCAGAATTCATTTCGGATCCTGTTGCTGGTAATGTTAACACAGTTCCAAAAGGCATTCCTTTTTCAGTTCTAACATTTTTAGTTAAGATATCCCAAGGTGTATCACCATCGTAAACAGCAGCTGCAGATAAAAATTTAGTTCCGTCAATTACAGAACCACCACCAACTGCTAGTAAATACGTAATGTCTTGATCTTTAATAACTTTTAAAGCGTCCATTAATGTTGCGTATTCTGGATTTGCAGGAATACCTCCAAACTCAGTAACATTAACATCTGCTAAAGCGGTTTTTACTTGATCGTAAATTCCGTTTTTCTTAATACTTCCTCCACCATAAAGTAATAATACTTTTGCATCTGCAGGAATTTCATTTTTTAATTGTTCTATTGTATCCTTTCCAAAAATAATTTTGGTTGGGTTTTTAAATTCAAAATTGTTCATCTTCTTTTTCTTTTGGTTATTATATTTTTACTATCATTTTTCCTTTGTTTTTACCTTCAAATAAATCGATAAAAGCTTGAGGAATATTATCGAAACCATCAACGATAGTTTCGGTATAGGTTAATTTGTTTTCAGATAACCAACCTGATAATCTTTGAATGGCTTCTGGGAACTTTTCGGCATAATTACTTACTATAAAACCTTGCATTAACGCACTGTTTTTAACTAAAAACGGTTGTACGCTTAATCCTGTAGGCAATTCAGTATTATTATATACCGAAATGGCACCACAAATAATGATTCTCGCGAATTGATTAATACTAAACATTACAGCATCCGAAATTGGTCCTCCAACATTATCAAAATACACATCAACTCCGTTTGGCGCAGCTTCTGCAATTGCAGATTTCATGTCTTTTGTGGTGTTGTAATTGATACCTTCATCAAAACCGAATTTACTTTTTAGCATATCGATTTTTTCATCTGTACCAGCAATTCCAATAACGCGTAAGCCTAATATTTTAGCTATTTGTCCAACAACACTACCAACAGCACCTGCAGCTCCTGAGACTACTATGGTTTCGCCTGCTTTAGGCTTTCCTATTTCGGTTAATCCTAAATAAGCAGTTAAACCTGTCATACCTAAAATACCTAAATAGGTACTTATTAAAGGTGCTTTTTCCGGATCTACTTTATTTAAACCTTCACCATTAGACACTTGTTGTGTTGACCAATTTAGCATGCCAGAAACATAATCTCCAACTTGGAATTTATCGTTTTTAGATTCTAAAACTTTGGCAACAACACCAGAATGTACAGGCTCATTTAATTTAAAAGGTGGCACGTAAGATTTTGCATCATTCATTCGTCCTCTTAAATAAGGATCTACCGAAACATACGCTACTTCTAATAAAATCTCACCATCAGCTATGGTTAATGTTTTATATTCTTCTACAAATTCAAAATTAGAAAGTGTAGGTTGTCCTTCAGGTCTGCTTTTTAATACTATCGTTTTCATATTCATTTTCATTTAAGTTTTATACTATTCAATAACGGTTACAATCTCATCCATAGGTCTTCTAACCTTAACAAGATTTACTAACCAATCTTCATCTTCTTTTCTGTAACCAATTGGTAATAATACAGCACTACGTAATCCTTTTTCGCGTAATCCTAAAATTTTGTCTACAGCATCTGGCTCAAAACCTTCTAAAGGCGTTGCGTCTACACCTTCAAAAGCTGCAGCAGTTAAAGCCTCTGTAAAAGCTATGTAAGCTTGTTTTGATGCGTGAATAAAGTTTTCTTCTGGATCTTTTTGAGGATACATACCTAATAACATTTGTCGGTAATTTTCCCAACCTTCGTTTTTAAAACCACGAATGTCATTAGTTAAATCAAACATATAATTAATACGCTCTGGCGTATAATGGTCCCAAGCAGCAAAAACTAACAGGTGAGAACAGTCTGTAATTACAGATTGATTCCAAGCTATTGGTTTAATTTGCTCTTTAATATCTTGGTTTTTTACCACAAATATTTCAAAAGGTTGCAATCCTGAAGATGTGGGAGCCAAGCGTGCAGCCTCTAAAATACGCTCTATTTTATCTTCTGCTACTTTTTCACCATTCATGGCTTTAGCTGCGTATCTCCAATTTAATTTATCTAATAATTCCATATATTTAATGTTTGTTTTAGTTGTTTTTAGTAATGCGTTGAATGGCATCTGATGCTATTATAGTATTAGCATGATTGGTGCTATTAGCTAGATTTAACATAGCTTGAGCAATAGTTTCTGGTTCAATAATTTTATATTTTTTTAAGGAACCTATAAATAGCGGTTTTAATGCTTCAAAAATTGAGATTCCTATTTTTTCAAGCGTACGTCTTTCTTCACGTTGGCCTCCAATTAATGAAGGTCTTAAAATAAAGGTTCGGTTGATGTCTTGATTTAGGACATCTTGCTCCATCTCGCCTTTAGTTTTATTGTAAAATATGTTGCTTTTTGCATTGGCACCCATTGCAGATATAACTACAAATGTATCTATGCCATTAGCTTTAGCGAGCTTTGCAGCAGAAACCGGAATCCCGTAATCTATTTTTTTGTAAAGTGATTTATCTGGTGTTTTACTTTTAGTTGTACCAATGCAACAAAACACTTGATGTGCGGTAAAATCGTCTTTAAAATCTTCTAGTTTTAATAGATCTCCAATGTATTGAGTTACCTTACTAGGTAAGCCTTCTATTTTAGATCGTGAAAACAATTTTATGCTGGAGTAATCTTTGTCTTCAATTAATTTTTGAAGTAAAAGACCTCCAGTTAAACCTGTAGCACCTAATATAATTGCTGTTTTTTTCATTTTAATTACAAACTTTTATGCTGTTCCAAGCAGATTGATAGGCTTCTTCTAAATGGGCTTTATCTAATTGAAAAACACCACGTTTTTGTGTAATCATTAAAAACGATAATGGATTTATAGCATAGGCGTACAGTAAATAATCAGATAAAGGTTTTATAATACCTTCTTGTCTTCCGCGTTCCCATAGGTCCAGCAGTGGTTGCAAGTGTTTTATACCTTCTTGTCTGCTTATCTCGTCAATCATTGGTGTGTTATCACATTGTGCCAAAAACATAGCGTTTTCACTTTCTTTTAATTTAAAATCTGCAATACGGTTCCAGATTAGTTTAAAGCCAGCTTCAATAGGCATATCTTTTTTATAAGTCTCAAAAGCATATTTTGTGTAGTCTGCTTTAACTTCGACGTAAGTCTTATTTACTAAATCTTGTTTATTTTCAAAATACAAATAGATTGTAGCAGGTGAGACGTTAGCCATTTTTGCTATTTTACTCATTGGTGTCGCATGAAAACCATTGTTGTTAACCAACTCGATTGTCGCCTTTACCAATGCGTTACGTTTATCTATACTTTTTTGAAGTTTTGCCATTTTTGTTCTAATTCTGATGCAAAGATATACAAAAATGAATGTTCATTCTTTTTTTTAACAAAGATTTAATTTATGATGATTTTATTACAAAACCATAAGATTAAATCATAGTGAACACTAGCGTAAACGTAAAGGCTTAAAGCTAATATAAATGATAGTGTAAATGAACAATAGTGCTAAATACCATGTGTTTACAACTAAATCTAGATAATCAATTTTACCATTTGCAAAACTTAGTATCATTAAGACTTGTGCACCATAAGGTAAGATTCCTTGAATAATACATGCAAAAACATCTAAAATAGAAGCTGTTTTTTTGTTGTCCAACTGATATTGATCGTTGATTGTTTTTGCGATTGGACCAGCTATTATAATAGAAACTGTATTATTAGCAATTGCCATATTAATTGTACCCACCAATGCTGCGATACCTAGTTGTGCAGAGCGTTTACTTTGAATTAAATTTTTAATTTTACTAAGAATATAGTTTATCCCTCCATTTTTTTCCACTAAAGCAGCTAATCCACCTGTTAATAGAGATAACAAAAAGATTTCAGTCATACTGGTGAAACCGTTGTATGCGATTTTAGTAGACTCTATTAATGTGAAATCTCCATAAATAATTCCTAAAAGTCCACCAGCAATAACGCCTAATAGCAATGTTACAAATACATTTATACCAATAACAGATAGTAGGATAACCAATAGATAAGGCGTGATTTTTATAATGGAGTAGGTGTAGGTTACAGCATCTGTCGGCACAGCTTTTAATCCAAAACCTTGTATAATTAAAATACCTATAGTGATTAAAGCCGCAGGCAAAGCGATTTTAATATTTTGCTTAAATTTGTCACTCATTTTACAGCCTAATGACTGTGTTGCTGCAATAGTTGTGTCTGATATTACGGAAAGATTATCTCCAAACATACTACCACCTAGTAATGCACCACATAATATCCCTAAATCTACATTGCTTTTATCTGCAAAACCAATAACAATTGGAGCTAATGCAACTATTGCACCAACAGATGTACCTGTAGATACAGATAAAAAACCTGCTATTATAAACACGCCAAAATAGATGTATTGTATAGCAATATAATCCAGTCCAAGATTTACAATAGCGTCTACACTTCCAGTAGCCTTGGTTATAGTTGCAAATGCACCAGCCAATAAATAGATTAGGCACATGGTTAATATTTTATCATCACCACAACCTTTAAGCAGCGTATTTATTTTAGAGGTTATGGATTGTTTAAACATTAAAAATGCCACAATTATACCGACTATAACAGCAATTGGAGCTGGTAATGCGTAAAAATCGTTTTGATAAATTCCAACACCTAAAAACGTAAATACAAATACGAATAATGGTATTAATGCTGAAAATTTTGGAGTAATTGTTTTTGAATTTGCCATGTTTCCTTTTCATTTTTAAAAGGAAATAGCAGCAAATAAAAGACATATGATTTAACATTTGTTCCAATTACTTGGCTTATCTATTTAGCACCTTGCTTGTTATTGCAGGTTGCTATCTCCTTTTATTGAGATTCTTGATAATTTATTTAAGTCGGCAAATGTATAGCATAAAGCCATACCAAAATATTAAAATACGTTAAAATTTGTAAAAATATAAACGATAAATTATGTTGAATACCTGATTAAAAACTACTGTTTTTACACGTCCGATTATATGAAGTGATTAGTTAAATAGAATTACATAATAGTTTTAAAAACAGACTTTTGCAATTAGAAATATTTACTAGAGATGTCATTGTCTTTGACAAGTTTAGTTTTCAAAATAAAGGTCATAAAAAGATAAAGCGACAAATAATGACAAAACAATATTAAAAAGGTGAAAATTTCGTTATACAGAAAATATTCATTGATTGGAGATAAGCCAAGGTTGAAAATTGTGGCAACACCTGAGGCTAACAAAATAGTACCAGTAGCGTAATTATCACTAATATATATCATAGCAAAAGTGATCGCATAAATAAATAAGCACAACGCACAAATAAACATGAATGTTATGTTATAATTCGGTATTTGATCAATCAATAAATCTACCACTGCATAAATAACATATCCAACTAAAAAAACGCCAAGTATAACAGATAATGATAGAAAAGATTTTAATTTACTTTTTATTAAATACTTTTTTAAAATCAAGGTAAAAAGTATAAGGTATCCTGAAGTTAATAAGCTTATAGCATTAAAATATTTATTATAATCGTAAAAACTTATAATATTAAGAATAAGAAAAGCTAATAAAGCTAGTAGAAATTTAGGATCGGCTTTCTTTTTAGTAATACTTAAATATTTAAAAATTAATATTAGAATAACTATAGGAGAGATATAAATTAAATCTTTTCTAGACGTAAGTGAGACACTCATAATCAATGCTGCTATTACAGCAATAAAAAAAAGGATGTCAAAAAAGAAGATTTAATTTTAAACATTACAAAATGTAATAGATTACATTCAAATATAATTAAATGATTATCAACATATACCTGTTTTGTTAATTTATAATCAGTCTAAAACTAAATAAATTTAAAGTTTAATATATATTTTAGATAAAATTTGATTTAAACAGCTTTAATTTGGCATCTTATTCTTTTATAATTTATAGGAAGAACTTATGATGACGAACAAAATGATTGGTATAGTTGGTGGTGTAGGTAGTTACGCTGGTATTGACTTAATTAAAAAGGTATACGATTTAACAGAAGCAACGTCGGATCAAGACCATTTACCAGTTTCAATGCTCTCTGTACCTCATAAAATTATTGACAGAACTAAATATCTTTTAGGTGAAACTGAAATAAATCCTGGTATTGCTATAGCAGAAATTATATCGTCTTTAATCGCTAGTGGATCGTCTATTATTGCTATTCCGTGTAATACAGCACACGCTAAACCGATTTTAAGCTTGATTGAAAAAAGTATACCAGAATCTTGTGTTTTAGTTAATTTAATTGAAGAAGTTGGACTCTATATTTCTACAAAACATCCAGAAATCACTAAAGTTGGTGTTTTAGGAACTACAGGAACTATTTTAGCAAAAGTCTATCCTGAAGTTCTAGCAAAATACAATATCGAAGTTATTCAACCTTCCGAAGATATTCAGGATTTATTTGTACATCCTTCCATATACGATACATCTTACGGAATTAAAGCATTTTCAAATCCGGTAAACGAAAAGGCGAAAGAAAACCTGAGTATGGCAGCGACCTATTTGTCTAGAAAAGGCGTACAAGCTGTTATTTTAGGGTGTACCGAAATTCCGTTAGCAATCCAATACCAAAAAATTGAAGACAGCTTAATTATTGATGCTACAACCGTTTTGGCTGCTGCTTTAATACGCGAATCTAAAAAAATGGAATTAATAGCTTAATTACTCGTTAAGCTCTAATAGTTGGTGCACAACTTCCACGTTTTAACAACATATACTCTCCATTATTTTTAAATTCTCGTATAGAAGTTCCTGCATAACGCTTAAACGTTTTAGATAAATGACTTACGTCTGTAAAACCAAGCTCGTCTGCAATTTGTGTTAATGTAAAATCGGAATTTAGCAATCGAATTTCTACAAGTTTCAGCTTCGCTTTAATAATATATTCTCGAAGAGACATATTTACTTGTTTCTTAAAATATTCACTTACATAAGTCGCAGACATCATAAAGACATCGGATAGATTTTCGACTTTAAGTAGCTCTGTTTTAGCAATATTTTCATTAATATAAGTCAACATTTTTGTAATTCTATCATCCGAATTATTTTTTGGAACTTCAAAATAACTTCCTTTTTTAATATTTCGAATTAACAACTCTAAAACACTCGTCATTAAACTAGTTACTAGGTTAACAGATTCTTCGCCATAATTTCTAGATTCTTGTAAAATCATAGTTACTAGGCTGTTTAAATGGTCTCTATCCATTTCATTCTTAATAATATCTCCTGGTAATTGGTTATAATTAGAGAGTATATAAGCAGCTTCTTTAAACCATTCGTTTCTATCAATTGTAATCCTATTTACATTCTTAAAAAACGAATCTGTAAATTTTAAAAACACAAAACGCGTCGGTTTTTCAATAGTAAAAGAGTGACATTTTAATGGTGGTAGCAAAAACATGCTATTTTTAGTATAAGTGTAATCGTTGTAATTTATACATTGTGTACCTTCACCTTCTTTAATTAAAACCAATTCAAAAAAGTTGTTTTTAACAGGACGCTGTTTCCATTCTGTTAATTCTATTTCTTGTATTTCAAAAGGTTTATATGCTTCTAATACTTGCATTATCTCGTGTTTTATTTAAAATATTCAAACAAATTTATATAAAAAAGAAATAACAACCTGATTTTTCATACTCATAACCTTTATTTATACATTAATATCCAATTAAGATACATTAAAAGGGTTTGTTTGACTAGTTTATTTTAAGTGAAATGACAGAAACGGTAAATTAGAAAACCATACAGTTATATATTAATTAATAGGGATTAGGATTTAAATTCTAATCACTATTTTTACATAAACACATCCAATTTGATTTTTAAATACATTAAAAAACATTCTATTTTATCTATTTCTGTAGGTATCATTTTTATTTGCACTTTAATTGTGTTTTTTGCTACCGAAGCAAGTTATTATGCAATTGAAACCGCTTCATTATGGGTTCGGAATTATTTTGGATATTTCTATTTATACTTAGGTTTTGGTTGTGTTGTAGCATTGTTATTAGTTGCATTTTCTAAATACGGAAACATAAAACTTGGCAAACCAAACACGAAACCAGAATACTCACTTTGGTCTTGGATTGCTATGTTGTATAGTGCAGGAATGGGATCTGGTATTTTATTAAGAGCTGTACAAGAACCTGTTTTTATGCAACAAAACCCACCTTTTAAATCTAATTTGTCTAACGATATTTTGGCCTTAGAATTCACTTTTTATCAATGGGGAATTACAGCTTGGGCATTTTACGGACTATTTGCAGTTATTGTTGGTTATGCTTTGCATGTTAAAAAAAAGAAAGTGAGAATTAGTGCCACAATCGAAGATCAAATTAAAAATAAACCTATAAAAAGTAGCGTAGATATTATCACTATTATAACCACTATTTTTGGACTAATAGCAGCAATTGGTTTGGGTACTACACAAATTAATGGAGGACTAAACCATGTGTTTAATGCTGGTTTTGGGTTAACTACAACTATAATTCTATGTGTTTTAATATCAACAATCGCTTGTTATTCCGCTTGGCAAGGTGTAAATAAGGGTATCAAAATATTTTCAAAATTAAATATTATAGTCACTCTAGTAATTTTATTATTTATCTTTTTTACTAGCAATACCAAAGAGATTTTAGTTTCCTTTGTAACTGCAACTTATCACTACATTATAGACTTTATTCCAATCAGTTTAGCATTGGGAGATTACAATCCTGGTTTAGAGTTTTTAACGGGTTGGACCTTTTATTACTGGGCATTTTGGTTGGCTTGGGCACCTTTTACAGGCATTTTTATTGCGCGTATTTCTAAAGGAAGAACAATAAGACAATTGCTATTAGGTGTTTTAATTATTCCGTCTATCGGAACCTTCTTTTGGTTTTCGGTTTTTGGAACTTCAGCATTCAATTTAATTAAAAATTGGGGAACATATAATAACGAATTTGGAAATGTATTCTCATCTATTTTTGTATTCTTCGAACATTATCCCTTTGCTACCGTTTTAAACATAACTTCTATATTTTTATTAATTAGTTTTTTAATCACTTCTGTCGATTCTGCTGTATTTGTGTTAAGCATGTTTACAGATAAAGGTTCTAAAAATCCTAACAAAGCACATCGCGTTATTTGGTCTATTTTCATTCTATTAGCCACTATCGCACTCATTCTTCTAGGTAACATTAAGTCTAATGTCAATGTTTTGGAGGCTGTGCAGCGATTATTAATTATAACGTCTTTACCATTTTCATTTTTTATCATTATCATGTTTGGCTTTTTTATACAGGATTTAAGAAAAGAAAGACCTAATAATGCAAATTTAAAAGAACATTAAAATGGACTTATTTAATCAAACAAATTTATTTTCAACAGAAGGAGTCCGCAAAACAGTATACGATTTACCAGGAGCTGATGTTACTTTATTCGAAAATTTCTTCAGCATAGAAGAAAGCAATACGCTATATAAAAGTTTACTAGAAAACACACCTTGGGAGCAAGAACAAATTGTTATTCATGGCAAATTAATTGATTATCCCAGATTAACCGCTTGGTTTGGCGATGTTGAAAAAGATATTACATATGCCGAAACTAAGAGTAAAATGCATTTGTGGAATAATGATTTACTTTTAATAAAAAACCGAATTGAAAAAGAAGTCGATATTAAATTTACACGTTGTTTACTCAATTATTATCGCGACGGAAAAGATAGTGTAGATTGGCATCAAGATTATAAAGGCGAGCAACGTAAAAATTCAGTAATCGCCTCAATAACCTTTGGAGCTACAAGACCTTTTCAGCTAAAACACGTATCTCGTAAAGATTTAAACCGTGTCGATATTCCGTTAGCTCATGGTAGTTTATTACTTATGCAAGCTGCTACTCAGCAATACTGGAAACACAAAATTCCTAAAACCAAAAAACCAATTCAGCCGAGAGTCAACTTAACTTTTAGATGGGTTGGCTAGATTTTAGCCTTGTATTAATAAAGGTTTAACGTTTATTTAATGTATGTATAAGTGTCATAAAACAGTGTTTTTTACTTGTTTTAGGAAAATTTTAAGAAAAAACCCTTAAAAAACCTTTTTTTGTACCTGCATTACCTTTTTTTGTACGCTAAAAAAAGGAGTAT
The genomic region above belongs to Olleya sp. Hel_I_94 and contains:
- a CDS encoding DUF2130 domain-containing protein yields the protein MKNENQIKCPNCGTSIDVQDILSHQLEEEIKQKYQSQIAAEKKRYESQQEQLKQEKLDFEQKKKRENVLFQERLENQLKEDKKEIEAKLKLKLKEEQSDQFAALQKELNEKSEQVKELNRSKAEIEKLKREKSELKEAAEAEAQKKLNEILVAEKEKIKKSEEDKNELRFKEMQKQLEDQKKLTEEMKRKQEQGSMQLQGEVQELAIEEWLAAQFPLDTIEEIKKGARGGDCIQIVHTRTEQNCGTIYYESKRTKDFQPSWIEKFKADIRDRGANIGVLVTEVMPSDMDRMGLKDGIWICNYDEFKGLCAVLREGILQVNNAIITQENKGDKMDLLYDYLTSNTFRMQIEAIVEGFTQMKSDLESEKRSMQRIWKQREKQIEKVVTNTIDMYGSIKGIAGNAIQSVKALELPGFDEDDD
- a CDS encoding cold-shock protein, which codes for MSRGTVKFFNDTKGFGFITEEGVDKDHFVHISGLIDEIREGDEVEFDLQEGNKGLNAVNVKVI
- a CDS encoding type 1 glutamine amidotransferase domain-containing protein, with the translated sequence MNLIKTLALTLTIVTATSCKDKTTSESVLEVKTETKKEKTMNVLFVLTSHDKLGDTGKKTGFWVEEFANPYYTLLDKGAKITIATPNGGAAPIDPSSDSPDAATADTERYNKDEATQALIANTHKISDMNADDFDAVFYPGGHGPLWDLANDKTSIALIEKFNTQDKPVAFVCHAPAALKNVKGTDGEPLVKGKKVTGFTNTEEDAVGLTQVVPFLVEDMLSKNGGIYSKKEDWAAYAIQDGNLITGQNPASSELVAEKLLESLK
- a CDS encoding iron-containing alcohol dehydrogenase — translated: MNNFEFKNPTKIIFGKDTIEQLKNEIPADAKVLLLYGGGSIKKNGIYDQVKTALADVNVTEFGGIPANPEYATLMDALKVIKDQDITYLLAVGGGSVIDGTKFLSAAAVYDGDTPWDILTKNVRTEKGMPFGTVLTLPATGSEMNSGAVITREETKEKLAMGGPGLFPVFSILDPQVITSIPERQLANGLTDAFTHVLEQYMTYPIGALLQDRFAESILQTLVEVAPTVLKDPTNYQAASNFMWSCTMALNGLIQKGVPGDWAIHMMGHELTALFGIDHARTLAVIAPSHYKYNFEAKKEKLAQYGERVWNITEGSTDDKAYEAIAKTEAFFHELGIDTKLSDYTKDYEGTAEEVAKRFKARGWKLGERQALMPEDAEKIVKMAY
- a CDS encoding NADP-dependent oxidoreductase — translated: MKTIVLKSRPEGQPTLSNFEFVEEYKTLTIADGEILLEVAYVSVDPYLRGRMNDAKSYVPPFKLNEPVHSGVVAKVLESKNDKFQVGDYVSGMLNWSTQQVSNGEGLNKVDPEKAPLISTYLGILGMTGLTAYLGLTEIGKPKAGETIVVSGAAGAVGSVVGQIAKILGLRVIGIAGTDEKIDMLKSKFGFDEGINYNTTKDMKSAIAEAAPNGVDVYFDNVGGPISDAVMFSINQFARIIICGAISVYNNTELPTGLSVQPFLVKNSALMQGFIVSNYAEKFPEAIQRLSGWLSENKLTYTETIVDGFDNIPQAFIDLFEGKNKGKMIVKI
- a CDS encoding NAD(P)H-dependent oxidoreductase, giving the protein MELLDKLNWRYAAKAMNGEKVAEDKIERILEAARLAPTSSGLQPFEIFVVKNQDIKEQIKPIAWNQSVITDCSHLLVFAAWDHYTPERINYMFDLTNDIRGFKNEGWENYRQMLLGMYPQKDPEENFIHASKQAYIAFTEALTAAAFEGVDATPLEGFEPDAVDKILGLREKGLRSAVLLPIGYRKEDEDWLVNLVKVRRPMDEIVTVIE
- a CDS encoding NAD(P)H-binding protein, which produces MKKTAIILGATGLTGGLLLQKLIEDKDYSSIKLFSRSKIEGLPSKVTQYIGDLLKLEDFKDDFTAHQVFCCIGTTKSKTPDKSLYKKIDYGIPVSAAKLAKANGIDTFVVISAMGANAKSNIFYNKTKGEMEQDVLNQDINRTFILRPSLIGGQREERRTLEKIGISIFEALKPLFIGSLKKYKIIEPETIAQAMLNLANSTNHANTIIASDAIQRITKNN
- a CDS encoding TetR/AcrR family transcriptional regulator, producing the protein MAKLQKSIDKRNALVKATIELVNNNGFHATPMSKIAKMANVSPATIYLYFENKQDLVNKTYVEVKADYTKYAFETYKKDMPIEAGFKLIWNRIADFKLKESENAMFLAQCDNTPMIDEISRQEGIKHLQPLLDLWERGRQEGIIKPLSDYLLYAYAINPLSFLMITQKRGVFQLDKAHLEEAYQSAWNSIKVCN